DNA from Candidatus Liberimonas magnetica:
CAGTTAATGGAGGCAGCAATGACAACAAAGTTTAACTTAAAAAGCAAGATAGCCTTTTCCGAGAATATTGTATGGCGTGAAGTCGACAAAGAAGCAGTGATACTTAACCTTTACAACAACAAGTATTACACGCTAAACAAAATGGGGACAGATATTTGGAAAATGTTCAGAGATCAAAATACAGTTAAAGATATTCTGGATAAAATTGCAGAAGAATATGATGTAAATATTGACGGTGTGGCTAAAGATGTTGAAAAAATCATTAAGGAATTATGCAGAGAGGAGCTAATTGAAATTAAATAATTCCTGCCTA
Protein-coding regions in this window:
- a CDS encoding PqqD family protein, whose protein sequence is MTTKFNLKSKIAFSENIVWREVDKEAVILNLYNNKYYTLNKMGTDIWKMFRDQNTVKDILDKIAEEYDVNIDGVAKDVEKIIKELCREELIEIK